One Mycobacterium sp. SMC-4 DNA window includes the following coding sequences:
- a CDS encoding TetR/AcrR family transcriptional regulator encodes MMSIRNSVSTVEERILDAAAACVLTYGVDRVTMTEIARRARVSRPTIYRRWPDIRWVIAELLTVRIAGVLDAVPEKGISRDATVARVVAVARHLRDDEVVMSVLRNAPAIAMTYIADRLGTSQQIVIDALADAIKAGQDEGSVRPGDPRGMAAMCLLITQSTIQSVQLVDGLLDADALDTELGVALNGYLKP; translated from the coding sequence ATGATGTCAATCCGTAACTCAGTGTCCACTGTCGAGGAGCGCATCCTCGACGCGGCTGCCGCCTGCGTACTGACCTATGGCGTGGACCGGGTGACGATGACCGAGATCGCACGGCGGGCCCGGGTCAGCCGTCCCACGATCTACCGCCGCTGGCCCGACATCCGCTGGGTGATCGCCGAGCTGTTGACCGTGCGGATCGCCGGGGTGCTCGACGCCGTGCCCGAGAAAGGAATCAGCCGCGACGCCACGGTGGCCCGGGTGGTCGCGGTGGCGCGGCATCTGCGCGACGACGAGGTGGTGATGTCGGTCCTACGCAACGCACCGGCCATCGCGATGACCTACATCGCCGACCGGCTCGGCACCAGTCAGCAGATCGTCATCGACGCGCTGGCCGACGCGATCAAGGCCGGCCAGGATGAGGGCAGCGTCCGTCCCGGCGATCCGCGGGGGATGGCCGCGATGTGCCTGCTGATCACGCAGTCGACCATTCAATCGGTGCAGCTGGTCGACGGCCTGCTCGATGCCGACGCACTCGATACCGAATTGGGTGTGGCTCTGAACGGATACCTGAAACCATGA